From the genome of Pseudomonas helvetica:
CCGCATAGTCCACGAAACTACGTACCCGCACCGGCGCCTTGCGCCCGCCCTGATACACCACATGGATGGGCAACGGCGGCAGTTCGAAGTCTTGCAGGACGATTTCCAACTCACCGCTGGCGACCTTGCTGGCCACCTGATAGGAAAGAACCCGGGTCAATCCAAGCCCCAGAGCTGCGGCCGTGATTGCCGCCTGATTCGCCGTGACGACCAGACGCGGTTCAGGGCGAATGCTCAACACCTCTCCGGCCTCGCTAAAGGGCCAGTTTCGCTGTTGCCCAATGGACGAGGTGGCAACAATCCGCGCTCGGCCCAGATCATTGGGATGCATTGGCCGACCATGACGCTTCAGATAATCGGGAGACCCGCAGATAACCCGCCGCACCTCGCCGACCAGAATGGCGTGCTGATTGCTGTCAGGCAGTTCACCGATGCGCACAGCGACGTCGATGCCCTCCTCGACCATGCTCACCACCCGGTCGACCAGCAACGCGTTGATACTGATGTCGGGAAACTGCTCAAGGTAACCAACCATCACCGGCGTCACGAACAACTCACCAAACAGCACCGGCGCGGTGATCGTCAGTTGCCCACGCGGTTGCGCATGACTGCCGGCAGCTGACGCTTCGGCTTCCTGAATGTCCGCCAGAATGCGTCGACAGTCGTCCAGATAACGCTGACCGGCCTCGCTCAAATGCAGGCTGCGCGTGGTGCGTGTGAGCAATTGAGTACCGATACGCACCTCCAGCGCCGCCACCGCCCGCGTCACGCTGGCAGC
Proteins encoded in this window:
- a CDS encoding LysR family transcriptional regulator, which gives rise to MDRLQEMQVFVAVAQEQGFSAAARRLGLSAASVTRAVAALEVRIGTQLLTRTTRSLHLSEAGQRYLDDCRRILADIQEAEASAAGSHAQPRGQLTITAPVLFGELFVTPVMVGYLEQFPDISINALLVDRVVSMVEEGIDVAVRIGELPDSNQHAILVGEVRRVICGSPDYLKRHGRPMHPNDLGRARIVATSSIGQQRNWPFSEAGEVLSIRPEPRLVVTANQAAITAAALGLGLTRVLSYQVASKVASGELEIVLQDFELPPLPIHVVYQGGRKAPVRVRSFVDYAVKALREHPALRA